In Pseudonocardia sp. C8, one genomic interval encodes:
- a CDS encoding thioesterase family protein, producing the protein MAPFVTMVPLRWTDQDAYRHVNHARIVTLIEEARVALAFTGAGQEGLDGFASGLLVAGLHVEYKRQLAWRAEPLRVEITVRNLRAASFTLDYVLRDGPGPDDPVAVTAWTTMALYDLEEQRVRRLTDDERDYLKRHLGDGS; encoded by the coding sequence ATGGCACCGTTCGTCACGATGGTCCCGCTCCGGTGGACCGACCAGGACGCCTACCGGCACGTCAACCACGCCCGGATCGTCACGCTGATCGAGGAGGCGCGGGTCGCGCTGGCCTTCACCGGTGCGGGGCAGGAAGGGCTGGACGGGTTCGCGTCCGGGCTGCTGGTCGCGGGGCTGCACGTCGAGTACAAGCGGCAGCTGGCCTGGCGGGCGGAACCGCTCCGGGTGGAGATCACCGTGCGGAACCTGCGGGCGGCCTCGTTCACGCTCGACTACGTCCTGCGGGACGGTCCCGGGCCCGACGACCCGGTCGCGGTCACCGCGTGGACGACGATGGCGCTCTACGACCTCGAGGAGCAACGCGTGCGACGGCTCACCGACGACGAGCGGGACTACCTGAAGCGGCACCTGGGAGACGGGTCGTGA